ACAACAACAAATGATAACATGTGAAAAAACTACAAACAAcatgacaaaaacttaagcatattcagtttgaagtgttagaaactaatctaaaaacttcagcatgtttaatttaaaagttttaaaaaaaaactagagAATGCatgtcaaaaacttcagcacgATTAGGCTTAAGTGTTAGCAAATAAGctaaaaacttcagcattttagtatgaataaagctgaagttttccaAATTACAGTACAAAAACTTTACTATaaaaaataagttaaagtttagggaaatacagttgaaaatcaattcaaaaaacaaacttaataacgTACTTCATCCGCAAGATTAGAGTTAGGATCCATAAGCTCGGTAAAGAATGATTTTCGAATATCAATTCCAGCTAATCTGAATGGATTGGAATCATATTCACTAGCATCCATCTCCAACCACTCTGTAAATCTTTGCATCAATCCACTGTCTTGATTAGCATAATGGAAAGGACACCTTCGTATATTCTTTCCTACTTTCCAATCTTGCCTCATTTCCTTTCGTTTATGAACTACGTAAGgagatctcaaccaaatactctccatacgaatccttttccctttttttctggTTTTCCTTTCACTTTCTCTTCCTGCTACTCTATCACAACTAACTGTTGTTGTTCACCAGCAGGGGGAGAAACCACAGCCATAGTGGCAGATACTTGACCAACTCCCTACTGTTCATGACATTCTTGTCtctcttcacgaacaacaacagcagcagaattaccttctgaatcagtcccttgtgtactaccaagtgaaaatgaacataaattgaagttGGGGATATCACTGGTGTCACACATAGGAGAACTGGAAATCTTCCTTCTCTTAGAATTTGGAAGAAGTTGCGATGCATCAGATGATATCTGCAAAAGCAAGGAAAATATAAACGTAAATAAAACTGATACAAAACACACATTAGGCAAAAAAACAACTTGTAatcgaattgcagaaaataatTATCTGGTCTAAGTGTTGAGACACAAATGGTGTTTGCATTCCAACATATCCATTTCCTTTACCTTCAGATATGCATGTATTTTCATGcggaaaaaaaatataaataatactgaTTAAATTTTGTAAAGTAATACCAACACATTTCACACCTATCTGTGAGCCAACAGGTGTGAATAAATGTATTTCTCCTTTTTGATATAGCTGCATAAGTTTACTAAATTCTTTTTGAGCTGCCTCGAGTCTTTctgaaaaatcattcaaaaacacaacaaagaaaataaaatatgtaAAGTTTCAAACAGTAAAAAATATACTTCGATCAAATGTAATAAATTCATGATCTATAGAATACCTTGACGTTTGTCTTCCGCTGTGGTTTCCCCAGGCTGCATGCCTTTCTCGATATCAGCAATTCCAACTTCATTCAATTGTGCACCAACGTCGAGGAGCATTGGAGTATTATCTGgaaggtttttctcaactctaCCTTCATTTAATTCGGCATCATAAGAGACTTTTTGAGTTGTGTCAATTGAAACACAACTAGTTTCAACTtccactgcatattcataaaGAGGGGAAATAGATCAACTAGTTTTTCTATATAAATAACATAGTAAAAATTTATACCTGTAGTGAATATTTCACTACAGGACATTATCAAAAAgatcagttaaaacttcaatctctaagaaggctgaagttcgacagttacaaaaataaaaatttcagctctagagctgaagttcgacagctacaaaaaaaaatcttcaactaaagttttgtttcatgttttgtgtttttttgttatatatttttatgaactattataaacttcacactttATACCTGTAGTAACAATTTCCTGCGTATCACCACCTAAAACTTCCTTGCAAATAGCTAGTGCTCCGTCAAACAAATTGCCCTGTCCAATATCGCTTTCCAAAGAACAACTCGATGCATGTTTTTCAGTACCAACAACTTGATCATCTGCACCTTGTTGTTGAACATGTTTATCACATTCACCAGTCGTTTCCTTACGTGTAGCATTATCATCTGCGACTTTACGCGATGGATCATGAGCAGCATGTTCTTCAACTTGATTATCTGCACATTGCTTGCTTCCAACATTCTCAGTTGCTAACTGTTCTTCATCATTTACATCTCTGCTCAATATATCAGCACTGAAACGTTCCTCTTCAACTTGTTTCTGAACATGTTGATCGCCTTCAAAAGACGCTTCCTCATGTGTAACATTTACATCTGCGACTTTATTTGATGCATTAATATCCGATGGAGGTTCGTAACAGTCAATCACCCTATCATATTCTcgatggttactcaaatcaaaattgTCATCGTCCATTTTATTTGATTTGTTGACAATCTTAAACAACTATTCAAACTTCTCATCGAAATATTCCTAGAAAAAAATTACTAACAATGATTAATCTGAATAACATCAGCAAAAATAAAAAGACTTCTCTATAAATTAGCTTACCTTCACTTTTACAAAAACTGCATCAACAATAGTAGATCACTCATcctttttaaacttatcgaaaactTCGTTCACGATcgtgcttctttctttttctgcatGCCTTTGAACCTCCGTCGTTAACCTCTAAAATAGATAaacaacaaaaattcagatatagaaaaaaattttagctcaaaaacatgttgtacttttacaaaaacaaaaccaaaaaacttTAGATCAAAACTTACAGAACATATTGTCTCAAGTAATTTATTGTCATCAAAGTCAGATGTAGAACGGGTAGAACGACTCAGGGTACGAGATGATTTGCCAATAAAAGGAATtcgatttggttcttttgatcgACTTCGACTACGTGGTGATTCACCAATGATAAGAATTCGATTcgcttcttttgatcgactcaCAATACGTGGTGATTCACCAGTTGAAGGAATTGCATTAACTACCTTTGAACGAATTAAAGGCATTGAATTCAATTCATCTTCTGTAGGAATTATATCCAATACCCTAAAGTCGCGATATCTCTGTTTAATACAAAAAAGTATATTATGAGGAGAAAAAAACTAATACATCAACATATTAACACAAAGACAAAAAAAGTAACTTCATGAGTACTGAACATATAATAAAGTTCAGCAAATTTAGGCTCTCCCACACATACATAACATAACATCCTGGGAACCTGAGGGGTATCAAGGTACTCATCCTCTCTTATATACCTTTCCCGAACATCTGGGAAGCACTCATAGAACCAAGCACATAACGGATATGGAAATCCACCAAGTTTATACTCAGTTGTATGTAATTTGTTCTGCTTGTCCAATGCATGTTTCAGTGAATAAATGAGCTTCTCATAAGCCATATTACCCCAAGGATATTCAGCACAAACCTTATCATCTTCAACAATAGATGTATACTCCTCCATCTCACATGACTCGGTATTTTTCCCAAACAAAATAGACTCTACAACAAGAATTTCCATAAGCTTAATAGCATCATCATCACTCTCGCATACATGCGCGTGATTCACAGCATTCTTTGGAATTTCATTGCGAGTCATAAAACTTTGAATATCCTTCAAAGTCACACCCTTGGACTTACCAAAATACCGCTTCAGAATATTGTTCTCttgattaattagtttttcaatATTATGTGCTATGATCCGCAAACCACACATAATGTGAAAGTCTTCAAGGGTGAAGGAAACTTCATGAccaaaaatcttgaaactaatGGAGTCTTGATCATTGGTGAATATTCGAGAAAGACACAGACAATGAACCAACTTCATGCTGCATTGGAAATTCTTCATAGCCATAATGTATTGAAATGTACCATTAGTAAGCTTATCCCGTTGTGTAGGAGTCAAAAAAGTTGCAATTAATTTCTTCAAATCATGGTTCCCCTTCCAGTAACCCTTATAGTTAAATCAATCTCCAAACTCAAAATATCTTTGCACTGGCCTTGTAGGTGGAAGAGCAGGGATATAAGGACCTGGGGGTATTATAGGTTGTCTAGGTGCTTTGCCTACTTTAGTTGCATTAGGATCTTTAGGTGCTTTGGGAGCCATCTGTTCAAAAAAAGTAAAAGTTACAAAAAATAACATCAGGACATTATCAAAAAgatcagtt
This genomic stretch from Nicotiana sylvestris chromosome 9, ASM39365v2, whole genome shotgun sequence harbors:
- the LOC104212173 gene encoding uncharacterized protein: MDDDNFDLSNHREYDRVIDCYEPPSDINASNKVADVNVTHEEASFEGDQHVQKQVEEERFSADILSRDVNDEEQLATENVGSKQCADNQVEEHAAHDPSRKVADDNATRKETTGECDKHVQQQGADDQVVGTEKHASSCSLESDIGQGNLFDGALAICKEVLGGDTQEIVTTVEVETSCVSIDTTQKVSYDAELNEGRVEKNLPDNTPMLLDVGAQLNEVGIADIEKGMQPGETTAEDKRQERLEAAQKEFSKLMQLYQKGEIHLFTPVGSQIGVKCVDII